The sequence TTAAAAACTCACTTTTAATAAGACCGTCTCTTAAAAGAACAAATTTATCCCCAATATTAAAAGCTTGATTTAGGTTGTGAGTTATTATAATTACACTCATACCTTTTTGCTTTAATTTTTTTAAAAATCCCATAAATTTTGCAGCTTCATTTATGCCAAGTGCCGTTGTTGGCTCATCTAAGATTAAAACTTTAGAGTTAAAATGTATAGCTCTTGCTATGCAAAGACCTTGTTTTTCGCCACCACTTAAATTTAATGCTTTTGTTGTGGCATTTAGCCCTTTTCCATTAAAACCTAAAAAATTTTTTAAGATTTCATTTGTAATTGCTATCTCTTTTTTTCTATCTATTAGTCCAAATTTTGTAATATGTCTATTTGCAAAGATATTTCTATAAATTTCTTGCTCTAACCCTAAGGAGTTTTCTTGAAAAACAACCTCAATACCTAGTTTTCTAGACTCTTTTAGGCTATATCTTTTTTTGTCTATCTCTTTGCCAAAAATGCTAAATTCATCAGTTTTATCAAATTTATCAAATCCACAAAGGCATTTTATAAATGTGCTTTTCCCTGCACCGTTATCGCCTAAAAGGGCGACTACTTCGCCCTTTTTTAAGCTAAAATCAATGCCTTTTAAAACCTCAGTTTTGCCAAAGCTTTTGTGTGCATTTTTGATTTTTATCATACTTATCTTATGCCTTGTTTGATTAAAGGCTCGATCATATCAATGTTTTCTTTAGTTACAAAACCGCCACCTGTATCTACATGAAATCCAGAAAATCCATATTTTTTACTCATATAAATTTGAACTATACTAAAATATCCTTGGAAAAATGGTTGTGCATCGCCTATTATATCAACATAGCCATCTTTAATGCCAGCTAGAGTTGCAGGTGAAAGTGAAAAACCAGCAATGCTAAGTTTGTCTTTA is a genomic window of Campylobacter blaseri containing:
- a CDS encoding ATP-binding cassette domain-containing protein, whose translation is MIKIKNAHKSFGKTEVLKGIDFSLKKGEVVALLGDNGAGKSTFIKCLCGFDKFDKTDEFSIFGKEIDKKRYSLKESRKLGIEVVFQENSLGLEQEIYRNIFANRHITKFGLIDRKKEIAITNEILKNFLGFNGKGLNATTKALNLSGGEKQGLCIARAIHFNSKVLILDEPTTALGINEAAKFMGFLKKLKQKGMSVIIITHNLNQAFNIGDKFVLLRDGLIKSEFLKEEISSLDALYKAFYE